From one Sardina pilchardus chromosome 6, fSarPil1.1, whole genome shotgun sequence genomic stretch:
- the LOC134083279 gene encoding tubulin polymerization-promoting protein-like — MEGTQATTGPNNGEEFKVQMAKHNNHAPLRPPSEQSKDRATKRLSAESNGLSEGGAGARTPVEVTALEEAFRRFAIHGDTRATGKEMHGKNWSKLCKDCGVIDGKNITLTDVDIVFSKVKKKSSRTITYNEFKDALTELSRKRFKEKENADEAAEEVFKLIEGKSPVIAGVTRAVASPTVSRLTDTTKFTGSHKERFDQTGRGKGKAGRVDVVDTSGYVSGYKHRGSYEKKTGPRPKPE, encoded by the exons ATGGAGGGTACTCAGGCTACCACAGGCCCCAA taatGGCGAGGAGTTCAAAGTTCAGATGGCGAAGCACAACAACCACGCCCCCCTGCGGCCGCCGAGCGAGCAGTCGAAGGACCGGGCGACGAAGCGCCTGTCGGCGGAGTCGAACGGGCTCAGTGAGGGCGGGGCCGGGGCTCGCACCCCCGTGGAAGTGACGGCGCTGGAGGAGGCCTTCCGCCGCTTCGCCATCCACGGGGACACGCGCGCCACCGGGAAGGAGATGCACGGCAAGAACTGGTCCAAGCTGTGCAAAGACTGCGGCGTCATCGACGGCAAGAACATCACGCTCACGGACGTGGACATCGTCTTCTCCAAAGTCAA GAAGAAATCCAGCCGCACCATTACATACAATGAATTCAAAGACGCTCTCACAGAGCTGTCTAGGAAGAGgttcaaagagaaagagaacgcaGACGAGGCAGCAGAGGAGGTCTTCAAGCTGATCGAGGGCAAATCACCAGTCATAGCTGGAGTCACG AGAGCAGTGGCCTCGCCCACAGTGTCCCGCCTGACGGACACCACCAAGTTCACCGGCTCGCACAAGGAGCGCTTCGACCAGACAGGCCGTGGGAAGGGCAAGGCTGGCCGCGTAGATGTCGTGGACACGTCAGGTTATGTGTCAGGCTACAAGCACCGCGGCTCGTACGAGAAGAAAACAGGCCCTAGGCCCAAACCAGAGTGA
- the cep72 gene encoding centrosomal protein of 72 kDa → MAAKDLTVTEEWIREKLQLHHKLLADVRTLCLPGNIEGKISHLGISLKNFVRLKTLDLSYNALVSVSGLEHLKLLERLNLYFNKISAFQEVITLSKLKSLRELDLRLNPVVKKHPEYRLHLVHALCQLRNLDDCPVRDRERKAAIMHFTSDVELEPKQKTSCLNSLSDQRSSDLRMAAFYRQNKSLALPDGNEEAAVNHINRRNHRNRAQTSPPPDAQTEPQSRLAQEIPDEVIYLVNDYDSDSFPQTQDCVKPAFRHAQSTDASRVQPSIQPCRKGSLTNGGPPGLASNRPRVTFADGYVQGSHSLHPAPATHGTKPAQLRIPATAVFTPDPRTTASPRKGDGQLASTQHASPPSPAGQSGLDVGDLSLQARRVSSRRAEDGGCPEQEAAGPQRGSYRKPLDLLLSMVREHWTTGNSDPQHYKTFFTRAVQVVSLMERELAGRESEAQTLREEVQALNAQAGAREERHRCEVQELSTQLERAHNSVESLDEQLRSVLEENVCLQKQLISLEQSILSSRINKLTSASDNGC, encoded by the exons ATGGCGGCAAAGGATTTGACAGTTACAGAGGAATGGATTCGTGAGAAACTACAATTACACCATAAACTTTTAG CTGATGTCCGAACTCTGTGCCTGCCCGGTAACATCGAGGGGAAAATAAGCCATTTAGGAATATCGCTGAAGAATTTCGTGCGGTTGAAGACATTAGACCTGTCCTACAATGCACTTGTCTCGGTGTCA GGTCTTGAGCACCTGAAACTGTTGGAAAGGCTGAATTTGTACTTTAACAAGATATCAGCCTTTCAAGAGGTAATTACCCTGTCCAAACTGaagagcctgagagagctggacctgagacTCAACCCTGTGGTCAAGAAGCACCCAGAGTACCGCCTGCATTTGGTGCATGCACTATGCCAACTGCGGAATCTTG ATGACTGCCCAGTAAGAGATCGAGAGCGCAAAGCTGCCATCATGCATTTCACCTCCGATGTGGAGCTCGAGCCCAAGCAGAAAACCAGCTGTCTCAACAGCCTCTCAGACCAAAG GAGCAGTGATCTGAGAATGGCAGCATTTTACAGGCAGAACAAAAGTCTGGCTCTGCCGGATGGCAATGAGGAGGCTGCAGTGAACCACATCAACCGCAGGAACCACAGGAACCGGGCTCAGACGAGTCCTCCGCCAGACGCCCAGACAGAACCGCAGTCTCGTCTGGCACAGG AAATACCTGATGAAGTCATATACTTGGTCAATGATTACGATTCTGACTCCTTCCCTCAAACACAG GACTGTGTAAAGCCAGCCTTCAGACATGCACAGAGCACTGATG CCTCTCGTGTCCAGCCAAGCATTCAGCCATGCAGAAAAGGGTCTCTGACCAATGGTGGACCTCCAGGGCTGGCCAGTAACAGACCCAGAGTGACTTTTGCAGACGGCTACGTCCAGGGATCCCACAGCTTGCACCCAGCGCCGGCCACCCATGGGACCAAGCCCGCACAGCTCAGGATCCCAGCTACAGCAGTGTTCACACCGGACCCCAGAACCACCGCGTCTCCTAGAAAGG GAGATGGTCAGCTGGCTTCCACACAGCATGCATCCCCACCCAGTCCGGCGGGGCAGAGCGGTCTGGACGTTGGCGACCTCTCTCTCCAGGCACGCCGCGTGTCCAGCAGGAGGGCAGAGGACGGGGGCTGCCCTGAGCAAGAGGCCGCCGGACCACAGAGG GGCAGCTACAGGAAGCCCCTTGACCTGCTGCTCAGCATGGTGCGCGAGCACTGGACCACTGGCAATAGTGACCCACAACACTacaagacattcttca CGCGGGCCGTGCAGGTGGTGTCCCTGATGGAGCGGGAGCTGGCGGGCCGGGAGAGCGAGGCGCAGACCCTCAGAGAGGAGGTGCAGGCCCTTAATGCCCAGGCTGGGGCTCGGGAGGAAAGGCACAGATGTGAGGTTCAGGAGCTCTCCACCCAGCTAGAGAGAGCACACAACTCCGTC GAGAGCCTTGATGAGCAGCTGAGGAGCGTGTTGGAGGAGAACGTGTGTCTGCAGAAGCAGCTCATAAGCCTCGAGCAGAGCATCTTATCATCCAGAATTAACAAATTAACCAGCGCCAGCGATAACG GTTGCTGA